The Neptunomonas concharum genomic interval CAATCAACTCCAATATCAAACGTAAGCTAGGCTGGATGGTGGCTACCACATTCGGTGGGCTTCTTCTGTTATTAATCTTCTTCCATCACACCTTTAGTGACAACTTGCATCGAGAAAAACGCCACCAATCAAAGTCTCTAGCGACTGCGAGTATTGGTGTAATTAACAGTTTTTATTCACAATTTTTAGCAGGTGCACTCACCGAGGTCGACGCAAAACATCTCGCCCAGACCGCACTCGCGCAGGCAACCTATGATCAATGCGGCTACTTTTGGATTCATGACCTGCAAGGTAACTTGGTAATGCACCCGATGGCTCCTGAACACGCTGGCCAACCGATAGAGCAGTGGCTAAATAAGGAAGGAGTGACGCTTTTTAAACGTTTTGATGACACCGCTCAACAAGGTGGTGGCTGGGTTGAATATCAGTGGCCTAAACCCGGTGAAATCACCAAGTCCCCCAAACTCTCGTATGTTGCCCTATTTGAACCTTGGCAATGGGTGGTCGGAACAGGTATCTATCTTGAAGACAGCCACAAAGAGATTGAGCGCTCGTTTATACGCTCGCTCGAAGTACTGGCAATCGTTTTCGGTAGTATTGTTATCGTGTCATGGATACTCGCTAGGCGATTTACCTTACAGCTGGAAGAGCTGGCAATCCGTGATCCTTTAACGACGCTCTATACCCGCCGTTATCTTAATGAAACTCAAGATCTCTTTGTCCGCCACGATATACGGGATAAAGCATCGCACCTTTATGTAATCTTTCTTGATATCGACTACTTCAAGAATATTAACGACAGATATGGCCACTTAACTGGCGACGCCATCCTCAGTAACATCGGTCACTGGATTCGACAACAAACTCGCGCCGATGATCTGTGCGTACGTTATGGAGGTGAAGAGTTTTTAGTGATGACACTGGCTACAAGTCATGCCGACATCATTAACCTCACCGAAAGAATCAGACACCCGACGTACTCCAATACCCACCCTGTACTTCCTAAAGTCACCCTCAGCGCAGGTGTCGCCATGCGACAACCAGAGGAGGACTTTCACTCCGTACTTTCACGCGCTGATCAGCTACTGTATAAAGCTAAACGACAGGGCAGGAACTGTGTGGTGATGGATTCCATCTGAAAGAACATGCACTTGACGAGAGTCAGCACGCGCACACTAAGGCGATTAAGTCTGCATCATAAAGCGTCGACCATTGCGACCTTTCTTTGGAATCCATCGCAACTGGGTATCAGATAAACCTTTCTTTTCCTGAAGTACGCACGCTCTTCTCCAAGCAGTACGCAGTCAGATTTAAGAACTTTGATTGGTCTGACTGTGAGAATAAGGTCGCAATTAACACCAAAATATACATAATCGCCAATAACCTTTGTATCAATAAAGTCTGTACTGACCCACTCGTTATCAACATTGTAAATAAAGCTAGACTCAATTATGTGTCTATCCGGTATACCTTTGAATTCTGACCTACTACATCTATACACCACCGACAGCTCATGCCAGAACAACATTCTCGAAAAAAACCAACCATATGTATTGATAGCTATAAACACTAAAAACAACGCACATATGAGAAGAGCGAGCATCTCAATCAAAATTCTTTACCTCTGTGTAATGTAAGAGACTGAGACCCTGTTATTAAAAAACCACTACGTTGACTCGACACTCCAAACTCAACAAATGGAGCTTTAACTGTGCCATTTTTTTAAGATGCTCCTTTCCAACCAAAAAGAGGTATTGATATGCCCTTATTTTGAAGAGATCGCAAAGCGATATGGCATAAGTACGCAAACCTCACGACGTATTAACCTTTTAATAGGCTGTACAATTCTGCTTACCCAGAACTTGAAAACTGGTACTAATCCATAAGATTCAGCATAAAACGCTATTGAAACATATGCCTTCGAACTAGAGCATTTTTGTGATCTCAAACTGATAAACACATACATAGAGGATTGCAGCCATAATTGTAGCTATTAGAAAAAAATAAAGACATTTTTCAATTTTGTTGCGAACATTTTCTACATGATTAGATGGAAAGAGTATTAAAAACGGAACCAAAGAAGTTATCACTTTTTTCCTACGGTCCATATGCTTTTCGTTAACTAGCCATATTATGGTAATTGCAGCTAAAGCAAGAGCTGAAAGAGTCATGCAAAAAAACATACAAATTATTAAGAACTTATCAATCATAATTATCTACTATCGCAATCCCAGCTCTCTACCTAAACTTGTTGAGAACACGCTTGAGTCTACAGATGCACTATATCCTTTTCCGCTATTGAGGCTACCACCAACAAGCCCATAAGATACATTAACTTCTATAGTAATATCAAAATCAGCCCCTTCGGGATGTCAGTGATGGTATCAATACTACCCAGACTATCTGTATGTAACGGGTTTGCGGTACTTTAACATTCCCCTGCTGGTTAGTATGGCGGTAGGTGTCCGAGCGCCCCACCTGATCAGTGTACTGGTGAAAACTGATCAGGCGGGCCGGTATCAACTGGTACGGAGTGCTGTGTAAACTGTAATAGTTTACATAAAACAGGTTCTTATTTTTTCTTTTGAAGATTGAGCATTAGAAACCAATAAAAACAAATAGCGGCAACTATTATTGTGCCTCCATCATTCTTAATAACATCAGTCATTACTAAAGTAATTGGGACTAAAGCTCCCATATCTCTAAGTATTTCTTTCACTAGAAAAGAGTCTGGCCAGAGCATTAAAAAACGCATTAGTAATGCATATACAACGATTACAGCTGAAGCCATTACTTTATCCTTTGATCATTGAAATTCAGAATACCCGTATTTGTAATTGTATCTAGTATTATACCTGTTACGGTAGCGGTAGCACCCTCAACTCGCAAATGGAAGTTTGAAGTTTGCTTGAAAGCCGGTTCATTTAATTGGAAATCCTCAGTAACATCGGTCACTGGATTCGACAACAAACTCGCGCCGATGATCTGTGCGTACGTTATGGAGGTGAAGAGTTTTTAGTGATGACACTGGCTACAAGTCATGCCGACATCATTAACCTCACCGAAAGAATCAGACACCCGACGTACTCCAATACCCACCCTGCACTTCCTAAAGTCACCCTCAGCGCAGGTGTCGCCATGCGACAACCAGAGGAGGACTTCCACTCCGTACTTTCACGTGCTGATCAGCTACTGTATAAGGCCAAGCGGCAGGGTAGGAACTGTGTGGTGATGGATTCACCTTATCTAGAGCATGCACTTGACGAGAGCCAGCACGAGCACACTAAGGAGATTAAGTCTGCATCATAAAGCGTCGACCATTGCGACCTTTCTTTGGAATCCATCGCAACTAGGTATCAGATAAACCTTTCTTTTCCTGAAGTACGCACGCTCTTCTCCAAGCAGTACGCAGTCAGATTTAAGAACTTTAATTGGTCTGACTGTGAGAGTAAGGCCGCAGTTAACACCAAAATATACATAATCGCCAATAACCTTTGTATCAATAAAGTCTGTGCTGATCCACTCGTTATCGACATTGTAAATAAAGCTGGACTCTATTATGTATCTATCCGGTATACCTTTGAATTCTGACCTACTACATCTATACACCACCGACAGCTCATGCCAGAACAACATTCTCGAAAAAAACCAACCATATGTATTGATAGCTATAAACACTAAAAATAACGCAAACATGAGAAGAGCGAGCATTTCAATCAAAATACTTTACCTCTTTGTAATGTGAGAGACTGAGACCCTGCTATTGAAATATGTATTACTAAAGCACACATTATCATCAAGGCTTAAACTATTAACGCATTCCTACCTACTAAGATACATTTAGCCTATTTTATAAATCTCATATTAAATCCCTATCGATTTACTCTCTATTAAAACAGATTTAATATCATATCTTAAGGCATATAATTCCACGTCAAGAACATAACCTAGTATAAATTAGTCAACACTTATAAGAATAAACTCTACGCCCCAGCAAAGTATAGGCTCTTGAATATACTTCCTGCATAACATGGCTAGTAAGTAACATTATTACAGGAACGACAAGTAAAGAGATTATATTTTTCCTAGAAACCCATCAGCCAGCCGGGTGAGTCTTGCGTCAGCTGCACCTAACCCATTTCGTCGAAAGTAGCTGTTCACTGAGTTCTTATTGGAGCTTACCCAAAGGGGGCAGCTTCGAAATTTGCACCAACAACCTTTCTCAATACCGCGTTGAGTGCGTCTAACTTTTCCAACCATGCTGATTTTGACGATATGCCTACATATAGCTTGACCACGTTTCCGGGCTTGAAAGATGATTTTTCAATATATTGATTTTGGCCATTGGCTTTGAGTTCGTAGTCAACTTGACAGTCGGTACCTATAAACGTATCGATACGCTCTTTGATGAGTAACTCAGGTAAAATTGACTCCTGAGCAACAGGCATTTTTGTGATTTTCGTGTCATTATCAAATGCCTCATAATAGGCTGATCCGCTCACCATACCAACTTTCATTCCATAAAGGTCACTATGATCCTTGACAGTATGTCCATAACTTTTTCTGACATAGAGCTGTGTTGAACAGGTATAATAATGTGGTGTTGTATAAGTAATATACGTTGCGCGCTCTTCGCGATATGCGAGCCCACTCATGGCATCGATTAGCCCATCTTGCATCAACTTTAAACATCGTTTCCAAGGACATTGGAAGTACTCCACTTTTACATCTAAAGCTTGCCCAATACGTTTCCAAAGTTCATGATCAATTCCACTGATTGTATCACCGTTAATAA includes:
- a CDS encoding diguanylate cyclase; translated protein: MALSINSNIKRKLGWMVATTFGGLLLLLIFFHHTFSDNLHREKRHQSKSLATASIGVINSFYSQFLAGALTEVDAKHLAQTALAQATYDQCGYFWIHDLQGNLVMHPMAPEHAGQPIEQWLNKEGVTLFKRFDDTAQQGGGWVEYQWPKPGEITKSPKLSYVALFEPWQWVVGTGIYLEDSHKEIERSFIRSLEVLAIVFGSIVIVSWILARRFTLQLEELAIRDPLTTLYTRRYLNETQDLFVRHDIRDKASHLYVIFLDIDYFKNINDRYGHLTGDAILSNIGHWIRQQTRADDLCVRYGGEEFLVMTLATSHADIINLTERIRHPTYSNTHPVLPKVTLSAGVAMRQPEEDFHSVLSRADQLLYKAKRQGRNCVVMDSI
- a CDS encoding GGDEF domain-containing protein; its protein translation is MEILSNIGHWIRQQTRADDLCVRYGGEEFLVMTLATSHADIINLTERIRHPTYSNTHPALPKVTLSAGVAMRQPEEDFHSVLSRADQLLYKAKRQGRNCVVMDSPYLEHALDESQHEHTKEIKSAS
- a CDS encoding substrate-binding periplasmic protein — its product is MRLKLFMCGLLLTTSLNSYADKIVVGVDAWAPFRFINGDTISGIDHELWKRIGQALDVKVEYFQCPWKRCLKLMQDGLIDAMSGLAYREERATYITYTTPHYYTCSTQLYVRKSYGHTVKDHSDLYGMKVGMVSGSAYYEAFDNDTKITKMPVAQESILPELLIKERIDTFIGTDCQVDYELKANGQNQYIEKSSFKPGNVVKLYVGISSKSAWLEKLDALNAVLRKVVGANFEAAPFG